TGTGAAAGTGCGGTTGCCACATCAGTTAAGTGATTATGTTTTACAGAGGGGCGTGTTCATGACTAGAACATTCTGCAGATTCCTCAGGGCGGCGATAAGCAGAGATTTATCAACCAGCGAGGGAGAGGTTCACACTCAGGAAAGCTAAAAATGCGGTTGGGAATTTATCTCAGCGCACCTATTGTTACACGTACATCTGCCTAAAAGCAAGTACATTGTGACCTCGTGACCGAGTTACCAGGTGTGGGACTTttttgaaacacaaacactcgtCTATTAAGGTGGATTTTATATTCAAATCAGAGAAAATGCACGATCATTTCCAACACATAATGACCACTAAACAAAACAGGTTTGACAGTCTTAGGTGTATTTAATGGACAAAACAATCTTTACAAAATATGAAATGCATTTTGGTTTCTTCTGCTGGGCTTTTACTTCTTTCCCATCTTCTTCATGTGCATCTGATAGCACTGCTCACAAGCTACGGAAAGTCCGACAACCAGAGAAACAAACTCCTCAAAGTCCACCTGACCATCTCCGTTGGTGTCCAGGTCCTTCATGATCTTGTCTACAGCAGCAGGGTCCCTCTGGGACTGTGATGATAAACATGACACGATAAATGAACAACTGGGTTTAAAGTGGGGGGcgctgtgattgtgtgtttcatgtgttgaACCCTTCTCACCTTAAGGAAGTTAGGCAACTCATGCTCCATCAGCTCCCTCAGCTCTCGCCGGCTGAGCGTGGTGTCCTTGTTATCCTTAGAGGCGTAACGGTGGAACACCTTGATGAGTGACTCCATAGCGTTTTCCAGTTCTGAAGGCATGGTGGCTCGATGGGTCTAGACTGAGAAATAAAGTACAAATAGAACTTTATTGTTCACTCAGGTATTTGATTTGTTACATCTGTCAAAAGAGGAACATACTGTATTCACTGGTTATCTTATCTAAGAGGCACAGCAGAGTTCAAAAGCCAGGTAAACAAGAGGTATCTCTGGTATAAAATGCATGTATGTTTGACCAATCAACAAATCTATCACCTCATCTGGACAAAGTAAAGGAAAGAGTCAAGACGACCAAGAGGCTTTGGAGGAGAACAAGGTGTAGCCCATTGGAGAGGAAGCAACACGGTGCTCCAACGCCCTCATTGGGGATGAGTAATAACCACGAGAAGTGAAAGATGTGTTAATTTGCTAGAAAACAGACAACTGAGATAGCAGTGCACAtatagaaataagaaaaacccaacacactgtgaaaacactgtgcATGTTGCTgtggaggaaaaaggaaaaagaggagtCGTGTGTTACTTGTGTAAGTGGGAATGGAAAAACTTCATGAGGAAAAAATGTGGCATGTTGGAAACTGATGCAGCAAATGACAGAGGAAACTAAAGCAGTAGGGCACAGTGCAACCACACCCTCTACTTACAGACATCCACCTTAAGAAACACAAGAAAGATGGTTGTCAGTGCTGTGCCAGACTAGTGTAGGAATTATAAACCTTTAACCTTTTCAACAGAGTAATGCTCCaaacactgtgtatttaaaacCTGCATCTGATCAACACAGCTGAAATGTGTGATTTTCAAAGAGAAACTAAAAATTCACATGTAAAAAGCTGCCTGAGAGCAGAAGAAACGACACAGATCCAGATAAAAACGACAGTTCACACTGTTTTAGAAGTAAATAACTAAACTCTTTGCAGCCGACCTGCAGGAGTCGAGCAGAGTTTGTGAAAAGCGTCAGAAACGAGCTGCGTCGTCAGGTCTTACCGTGCACAGCTGGGACGTGGTCTGCAGAGGAGAGGTGGGAATGTGCAAAAGCTGGGACTGAGTGCGGCACAAGTTTTATAGCCCGGCACCGCCCCGGTGTGTGAGTCAACCTGTGATACGGACGGTGGACTCGACCCCTGGTGCGCCTGAACAGACACCGCACACACCAGTGGTAATTAAATCTAAGTTTGTGGGacgtgtttctgtttcttcttcaaTACTAACTATACTGTAAAAACTGGAGAAGATTGGTTTTTCAACCAGACCAGTtccttcaagaaaaaaaaaacaaaaacaaaaaaacgaacCCAATATTATTAATTAGAGGACTTACAACTGATAACAGAACTGATCGAACTGGGACTTAATGTAATCAGCAGCAATCAATAGACATTTATCACACACAAGACAAAGTTACTAAACAAAGTCTGTTCTCCACCTGAGAACAATCAGTTTATAGTTTTCAGTAAATCAACACACATGATTATCTACTTTTGTACTAGAGTTAcgtttgtattttattcattttagttttttgtatatttgtctCTCTGCGTGCTCTGGTGTGTTTGGGTGAACTGTGGGCCCTCTTGTGGCCCTCTTCTGGTATTACAATCTGACACTGCTTAAAGTACAGTATTCATCAATGTGCATTTATGCGCTTTCACTTAAGCACAATTTTCTAAGCAGGACATTTACTTGTATGGCTATTTAGGTGAAAGCCTTTATTAACAACTTTTCTAACAACTGTATAGTCTGCTGTTTGGATTCTTGGGTGCTCACTGACACTACAGCACACGATTCTTGCCTGGACATGCAGGTCTCTCTTCACTCTTCACAGTACACCCAAACTACATACATGAAATATCCCTGTATTTATATCCCGGAGCCACTTGCATCATCCTTTCTTAGCTGTGTTTGCTTAAGCAGAATCTGTCTGTGTCAGGGCCAATCTAATCCAGCTTGCACTAACTGCACAAGCAGCAACTCGGCTGCAGCAGTAAACTATCACATTTTCTTTACGTGTTTGAACGTGTCGACCATCAGACAGGTTTTAGCTGAGCCTTTTACAGATGTTTGCACTTCATGGTCACAGTGCTTTTATCCATTGGTTCCTATGCGGTATTCTATGTAGCCTGACTTGGATATTGCAGGCCTGTTTCATTTAATGTATTGTTTGCAACACTTTTTATGTAATTTCTGATGTTTGATTGTGTTTATCTTAATTAAACGAATGTCATATTCTGTTATGATTAATGttcactgcaaaaacaaaataaacaataataaataactgcAAAGATCTCACCCTGTATATATTTGTTGTCAGTGTAATGTGTACAATCTAATGTCCTATCTTTGCACATTTGATGGTTTTGGtaaatgtcaaaacataaatacatgaaaaatgtttcttaGTAATAACCCATGACCTTTTACTAATAGTTGATACCATGTGACCAGTAATACAGTAGATCACTGTGAAGGTTAAAAATATTGCTCCATCGTTAGGTAACATCGTGGCTTGATTAGAGAgtcatcttttctttctaaTAGAGGATTCACACCGCGTTTCTCTTCCACTAACATCAAGCGTCCACCCTGCTGAGTGCATCCGGTGCGGGATGGTAAGGGTGGGGGGCGGGACGTCTGGGTGAGGAGTAGAGCAGCAGGCATCTGTTAACATTCACCCtggatatatataaatacacactcacattaacTACAAATCGTTTTCTTCGTGTTTTTATATACTAGGAAGATTACAGCAGCCTACTACATGCGTTTTGTTTTACATGCGTAAAAATGTCCGGATCAAGtggtttttaaaacatgaatttacTGCACggttaaaaggaaaaaatctGATTATCTATAGGGCTAAAGTTGCAAGTATTGATTCGTTAATATGTACCAAATGGCCTATGGCCTAGATACATCGCGGTTTATATCCAGATGATGAAAAGAGACGGCAGCTATTTTCTTAAAATGGCAGAGATGGATTTCAAAACATCAACGATGGAAGCTCTGGTTCGTATCAGTGtgagtatatgtgtgtttttgaatggTCTCTGGATGTTTATTCAGAatacagtgtatttttttaatctgagagacagtctgtgtgtaattttaAGAGAAGGACCGAAGAAACGATGTGCACGACGCGTCTCAGCGTTTCACCCCTGAAGCATTTCTGTAAAATGGacttttctgaaaatgaaatccATTGCCTGTAGCAGATAAAATACTGACAATCCTCAACCCTTGCTGTAAAAAGCTATATCTTaaggtttgtttgttatttcGTCGTGTTGCTTTAACCCACACTAATGGAGGTCCTACAATCCTCGTTCGGAATATTTTAGCTCACTCGAGCTAAAACAATCAGAATAGAGAGGAAATAGTTTCCTTCTATATTAGATACAGATGTGTTTGAAACATtatcaaatgaaaacagtaaaaactgaaaggacatgtttcttttttgggCTCATTGGATGCCCGTTTCCATGGAGACGGGATGCAGGACCATCAGTTGCTGCTGAGGCAAAGGGAGGAGATGTGTGTAGATGCTGCTTTTAGCATCGGCCTAAGAACAGGGTTGAAACACAGACAtggtcacagcagcagaggggGAGCTGACAATGGTTCTCAACTTTGAAACGGCCATGTTAATCAGCCACTAGAGTCATTTACTCCAAAGCGTCTTTCGGGGGCTCATCGCTGGGGATGCAGTGCCTCCAACCCCTCCCCTCTGCACCGCGCACTGTTGGTGCTGGAAACACGTAGTCTACTGTCATGGCGCCTAGATTCCAGGTGAAGGTAAGGATGCGCTGTCGCAACGCCTGCTTTACGCCGTCACTTCAGCATTAGCAGTGCACACGGTCCAGTTCAGATGGAGACCGGCAGCGTGCCCGCAATTTGTCGCTGTTAGTGCTCCATGCGAACTGCTTAGCCTGAAATCCTCACAGGCTAAATtgcaagaggaggagagaaaggcagGCCGGAGTTGACATTGAGGTGCACGGAGAGAGGAAGTAGGTTGTTTTATAATCTCTAATTATTCCAGTATTGGTCGATTTGCGCTTCGCAGCAGCCTAATTATGTGTTAACTGGGCCTCTAGCTTTATTATTTAACATGTCAGCTGGAAAGACATTACTCAGATCTGTGCTGCATTTGAGGGTTTGGTCATCCAGCTGTTTAACAGGATGTGAGTCCTCAGCCTAAAGTGAATAGTCAAGAATTTACTGCATGATCCCAAATTATCCTTTTTCAGTCTGCATCCACATGCACGGCCGTTTTAATGTGCTTTATTGTGTGCTGTGAAAAGTTGTCCTGATGCTGCTATCACAcgtcacatcacatcactgtgaCAAAGTCCCTAAATCCCCTATGCAGCACAGTCAGTCAGTTTCTGTTGTCCTGGTTTTGAATTTGACTTGTAGTGTCAGTGATGTAGATGTACCCGCCGCTGGCCCTGCAACAGTTTGGTTGTGTGTCAAGGACATCCGGGAAGCAAAAGAAAGCAGGTCATGCAGTCTGGCAAAATGACAGTGTTACTCAAAATTAAAATGGCTTATGGACTGATTGCTCTTTTGACCATCTCATCTCACTTTGAAGCCTTGTAGTTAGAGTGACTGCAGTAACAGGTTTCTACAATACCCAGTGTGTCCTTGTCTGTCAAATCCATGTCCTTGAGCAGGACAGTGACACACTAACTGCTCGCTAGGCTCCAGGGTGATGAGCTATACAGTGAACAAACCTATTATCAAGCTTTGTTTTATGAGGTGATataaactgattaaaatgaaCACTGCTACTGTCTGTGATACGTGTAATATACTGAGTCTGTGCACTGCATATTATAAGCTATGGCCCTCTGGTTATTCGTGGCCTGTGCAGTCAATAAATGTAATGCATTGCCAGTccagaataaaaatatgcaaTAAACATCTCACGGAGACATACGGAAACATCTCAGcgacataaaaacacatattgtgTGGCTCCTGACTAAAAAGCCTAAGTGAAGGGCTGCACTCTGCTATGGTTGAATAATTTATGTCTAGTCCTAATCCATATTTAGCAAGAACGATGCCCTGTGCTGCCTGTCTGGGACGACTCTCGCCTttgctctgtctcttcctcaGTTCAGTTTCTTTAATGATTCAATACTGTCCCTTCTCTGTAATGCACGTTCAAGTAGGGCTGTGGATTAAATCTCATTAGATTTGATCATCAACAACTGTAAGGTAGCAAAAACTGTCTTGACAAAATCAAGCATTTCGTGCTTGTGGCtattttgtttcacttgttATGTTACATGCTCATGTACAGATCCCAACACACTCACCTCTTTTCCTTCGACAGTCTAACATGAAGAGCCTGGAGCATGAGCTGCATTGTCCAGTGTGTAAGGAGATAGTCAAACAGCCTGTGGTCCTGCCATGCCAGCACAGCGTCTGCCTCATGTGTGCCTCCGAGATCTTAGTGGCAAATGGCTACCCACCTCCAGAACTTCCGCCAGAGCCCAACTCCCCAGCTTCCACGCCCAACACCCGCTCACCTCGTCAGGCACGCAGGCCTACACCCAAGACTGAGCAGCGACCCATTGACCGCGTTCTGCGATCAGGTGTGGAACAACTCTTCATTTGCCATATACAGTGAATCCATGTTTATAGAAACTATGTAATTACATATAAGTTCAACTTATTCCTTAAGGTCACTGtcaaatatttagcatttataaaGAAACAATCAATTTAATTTCTCATGTCTCCCTCTAATACTAACATGGGATaacattactttttttcttgctttgagGTCCCCACCCGCCTTCGCCATCCATGCCTCGGTCTCCAGGATATGGGACGTATCCAGGGCGACGCCGTAAAGAGGGTCCACCCCTGGTGATGATGTTCCCTTGTATCCCCTGTGGTCGAGATGTGGAGCTGGGAGAGAAGGGTCTCAGTGACTGTCTGCGCAACCTCACTTTGGAGCGTATCGTAGAACGGTAGCtgccacacaaacagacacacagaaatacgAGGGTAGGAACAGAAAAGCCACAACAATATTGTCTTTCAGTGTCAATGATGTTCCAGTCCagatgtaaatgaataaatgaatagttGGCCTGGTGTGGAAACATGTCCCATTTAGTGTAATTATTCAGGAGCAGCCGAGCTGTCGAAGAATCCTGCAGAGTAGTGCAGTCCTGcactgtaacatactgtagctgccctggctgactgtgtgttttcacagtctAGTAGCTTTGTGTTCACTACATCACATATTCACCACTGCTTGTCTCACACACTGAACCTCTTTTCCTTTCACTTTAACCTTCAGTTTGAATTGTTTCAGacttttttatgtattgtttgTTCCTTAGAAAATCCCTCTTGATAAGAAGAGCTAAACCaatctctcttctcctctgtgtctttGCTACCTTTCTTACATCCTTTCCTTTCCATTACC
Above is a genomic segment from Anabas testudineus chromosome 11, fAnaTes1.2, whole genome shotgun sequence containing:
- the s100a10a gene encoding protein S100-A10a; translation: MPSELENAMESLIKVFHRYASKDNKDTTLSRRELRELMEHELPNFLKSQRDPAAVDKIMKDLDTNGDGQVDFEEFVSLVVGLSVACEQCYQMHMKKMGKK